A genomic window from Blastococcus saxobsidens DD2 includes:
- a CDS encoding daunorubicin resistance protein DrrA family ABC transporter ATP-binding protein, whose product MTDAIVVEGLVKRYGATTALDGVDLTVAEGSVLGLLGPNGAGKTTVVRILTTLLVADEGRAEVVGLDVTRDADQVRAAIGLTGQYAAVDEYLTGFENLEMVGRLYHLPKAEARRRAGELLERFDLVEAANRPAKTYSGGMRRRLDIAASLINRPRVLFLDEPTTGLDPRSRLAMWEFIADLADGGTTILLTTQYLEEADRLADRMVVIDRGKVIARGTGDELKAQVGGQRLEFTLGSVEDAVVVADALAPLAAGPVHRDEQTRRVTVPVTGGPPVLAEALRRLEGATVTVLDVGLRRPDLDDVFLTLTGHAAEDETPPVDDTEAAPSSASAGAAR is encoded by the coding sequence ATGACCGACGCGATCGTCGTCGAGGGGCTGGTCAAGCGCTACGGCGCCACCACCGCACTCGACGGAGTGGACCTGACCGTGGCCGAGGGGTCGGTGCTCGGGCTGCTCGGTCCGAACGGCGCGGGGAAGACGACGGTGGTGCGCATCCTCACCACCCTGCTGGTGGCCGACGAGGGGCGGGCGGAGGTGGTGGGCCTCGACGTGACCCGCGACGCCGATCAGGTGCGTGCGGCCATCGGGCTCACCGGGCAGTACGCCGCGGTCGACGAGTACCTGACCGGCTTCGAGAACCTGGAGATGGTGGGCCGGCTCTACCACCTGCCCAAGGCGGAGGCGCGCCGGCGGGCCGGCGAGCTGCTGGAGCGGTTCGACCTCGTCGAGGCGGCGAACCGGCCGGCCAAGACCTACTCCGGGGGCATGCGCCGCCGGCTGGACATCGCGGCCTCGCTGATCAACCGCCCGCGGGTGCTGTTCCTGGACGAGCCGACGACCGGGCTGGACCCGCGCAGCCGGCTGGCCATGTGGGAGTTCATCGCCGATCTCGCCGACGGGGGGACGACGATCCTGCTCACCACCCAGTACCTGGAGGAGGCCGACCGGCTGGCCGACCGGATGGTGGTGATCGACCGCGGGAAGGTCATCGCCCGCGGCACCGGCGACGAGCTGAAGGCGCAGGTCGGCGGCCAGCGGCTGGAGTTCACCCTCGGGTCGGTGGAGGACGCCGTCGTCGTCGCCGACGCCCTGGCCCCGCTCGCCGCGGGGCCGGTGCACCGCGACGAGCAGACCCGCCGGGTCACCGTGCCGGTCACCGGCGGTCCGCCGGTGCTGGCCGAGGCGCTGCGCCGGCTGGAGGGCGCCACGGTCACCGTGCTGGACGTCGGGCTGCGCCGCCCCGACCTGGACGACGTCTTCCTCACCCTCACCGGCCACGCCGCGGAGGACGAGACCCCGCCCGTCGACGACACCGAGGCCGCCCCGTCGAGCGCCTCCGCTGGAGCGGCACGATGA
- a CDS encoding ABC transporter permease: protein MSALTDTVSDSLTITRRNLIKVKRVPDLIVFATLSPIMFVLLFRYIFGSAIPLPEGISYAEFLLPGIFAQTVVFGSTITGASLAEDLQKGLIDRFRSLPMARSAVLVGRTLADLALNVITIAVMMVTGLLVGWRINTSIGEAILGVLLLLAFAYAMSWVMAFVGLLVRTPEVVNNASFIVIFPITFIANTFVPIEGFPSVLKTFAEWNPVSAVVQGARELFGNIAPGVTTSGDSWALQNPVLYVFLWVVVFLAVFVPLSVRTYQGVATR, encoded by the coding sequence ATGAGCGCCCTGACCGACACCGTCTCCGACAGCCTGACCATCACCCGGCGCAACCTGATCAAGGTCAAGCGGGTCCCGGACCTGATCGTGTTCGCGACGTTGTCACCGATCATGTTCGTGCTGCTGTTCCGCTACATCTTCGGCAGCGCGATCCCGCTGCCGGAGGGGATCAGCTACGCGGAGTTCCTGCTGCCCGGGATCTTCGCCCAGACGGTGGTGTTCGGCAGCACCATCACCGGCGCGAGCCTCGCCGAGGACCTGCAGAAGGGGCTGATCGACCGGTTCCGGTCACTGCCGATGGCGCGGTCGGCGGTGCTCGTCGGCCGCACCCTGGCCGACCTCGCCCTCAACGTCATCACCATCGCCGTCATGATGGTGACGGGCCTGCTGGTCGGCTGGCGGATCAACACCTCGATCGGCGAGGCCATCCTCGGCGTGCTGCTCCTCCTGGCCTTCGCCTACGCGATGTCCTGGGTGATGGCGTTCGTCGGGCTGCTGGTGCGCACCCCCGAGGTGGTCAACAACGCCAGCTTCATCGTGATCTTCCCGATCACCTTCATCGCCAACACGTTCGTCCCCATCGAAGGCTTCCCCTCGGTCCTCAAGACGTTCGCGGAGTGGAACCCGGTGTCCGCTGTGGTCCAGGGGGCGCGGGAGCTGTTCGGCAACATCGCCCCGGGGGTGACGACGTCGGGGGACAGCTGGGCGCTGCAGAACCCGGTGCTCTACGTGTTCCTGTGGGTGGTGGTGTTCCTGGCGGTTTTCGTCCCGCTGTCGGTGCGGACCTACCAGGGCGTCGCCACCCGCTGA